The Zingiber officinale cultivar Zhangliang chromosome 2A, Zo_v1.1, whole genome shotgun sequence genomic sequence GTAGTTCTTAAAGTTAAATGTGTGGTATGAAAAATTGCAGTACAGGATATCATACACCAAAACAATATTTGAACAATAAGGTTATCCAACATTTACTAAAAACATCGAAATTTATTTGGTTAGTAAACTTACCTGTGGTATCGAAGAATTTATTTTACCAATGGTGAAGAAGAGCGACTAAACGTTCATTGTTGCAGAATAAATACCTCAGGTAAAAAATTTACTTGATCAAATGTGATACAAGGTAGTGTGCGACAACAGAATACAAAGTCTCCTTATGGTACGCAATAACCCAAAGAGAGCCGCAGGAAGTTGTAGGAAAATAAAACTGCAACTTTGTTGTCAAGTGGCACAGCCCAACTCACAATTCTCCCTATGATGCACAGTATCACCTGAAGTGTTGCTGAAAGTCGTTGGAAAAAAGAACTTGTTCAAGGTCTCGAAAGCCTTTGTAAACCGGCTCGATCAGATTTTGCGGGAGTGGCAAGCAGCGTACCTCAGTCATGTACCTGCCAGTGCAAGTTAAAGATTATCAAGAAAGAAAGCTTTGAGGGAGCAAGTAAATATCTGGCAAATCCTTTTAAGTAGTAGTACCCTAGAATTTAAGGTCATTCTAATATCTTCAAAAGAGAATAAGTAGGAATCAGCTGTGATCACATCAGCAAAAAGAATCGATCAAGATTTATTTATTAACCTTGTGAATCAATAGTTGGAATTTTTTATTATTCGGCTTTGGTCACAATAATGAAACTACCTACAAGATACAATCAGAACAACTTAGCATAGGAAAGAGGAAAATGAATGGGGGTGGGGGGATGAATTTCTGCATTTAAACACAGATGTATGTATCTGTACTGTTGTAGTATAGAATTTAAATCATACTGTTTGAAGGGGGGAAAAGCTTGCCTGTTTGCTAAACTTGTTATCTTATCTCGAGCGCCTTGATTGATGATTGCTCTCTGTTGTAATGAGAGTGCTCCACCTAGAATTGAAGCAGCACCAGCAGCTGTGGTTCCTAATGTAATCGCAAATACAGATCTAACCCACTCTCGGAGAACCACCAGAACAGATCTCAGAAGACGGAGTTTCAGGTTTGGTGAAGGTAAAATAGCTCCATTTGATAAAAGCTGATCATATGCACTTAAAACAGGCTTCGGCTCATCTTTACAAGCAGTGAGAAGTGCCCTAGCAATATCCTCATCGCCAACAAATTCTACTCCTGAAGTCACACGTTCCTGTTAAAGATGTCCATAGAGCATCAAAATCAGAGAAGCTAGTATGATAATGTATATTGCTATACAAATAAAGCAGAAAAGATATGCAAATATTGACAGAAAATTGAATTTTGATAAACAGCATCAAGATGAGAGCACAAATTTTACCGAAGCAGCCATCTCAAGATGAAGACAAATAATCTCTAAAGGTAACCGACCTTCCTCTCCAGTATAGATATTTGAACCAACCCTCTTTACAGAAGAACATGCTTCTGCAACTCCACCTCTAGAAAGAGCTTGATCAAGAAGCCTTGCCCAGGTCTCCCGAACAATTTTGCTATCAGCATCGCCAGAATAATTTGAAAAGTTGAGCATTTCCAGGCATATCTACGATTATAGCATTACAAGCACCATGAGACAACTAAACTACATTCAAAGAATATTACAGATAAAGCATTATACCAAAATCACTGAGAGAAAATTTCTTTATCAATTTTCATTTACAGAATTCAAAAGTATCACGGAAAAAAAGAGGAACACCTGACTAACATACATGCCATGCAAATGCACACAAGACAAGAATACAAAACTAGTGTTACCAAGGTATCATCCAAGAAATTATAGATACTGATAAAAACACTGATTAAATTGAAATGTCTTATTTAGCAACTACATTAATGTACGTTTTCCAACCATCGAATTGTGCAAATTCAAATCTATAGAGCAATACCAAGATCTTTCATCCCACTCAAATATCccaaaatcatgttttgaaacaAAATATTACATACATTTTTCTTTATCGATACATATATATTGTATTAGCCCTAAAAAAGCCCTAAAAAAAAGCTGAAAGAAGGTGATGGCTTACTGGTACCACTATCAGTTTTACAGAATCACTGATCTATTATAGCAAAATCATTAATACATTTTTCTTTACATACATTTTTCTTTATTGGTACCACTATCAGTTTTACGGACACAAAGCCCTAAAAAAGCTGAAAAAAAGTTAAgatgaaaaaatattaattatgaattattCCATGAAGATTTCACTAAAGGAACAAATTAATCAACAAAAGTAATCAATAAATACAGAAATATTACTCTAGATAAAAATGCTGCTTCAAATTTACATTACCAAATAGACACACTATCTAAAAAGATGATTTTTCAATTATGTCAAGTATTAGGTTTAGTTTATGATAAGAGTCACATTTATTTCCAGTTAATAGCATTTCAGAAGTCAGAGTAAATCATCGTTATTCCCTATTCCTCAAGTATCTTCCTCCTAGTTCATCCAATTGgggaaaattaaacattaaaccaTAGCTCAAAAACACCAAATTAACCAAAAGTCATTTTTGAATCAAGAGAGTACCTCCCAAAGCTTAAATGGAATGGCAAACTCATTATAAAGTTGACTAATGCTCTTCAGCTCCTGTGATAACTCTTTTACCCTCTCCTTGGCACTCTCAGCAATGTTCTCATTGACTATGAGGTTGCTCCAGGGAGATGGATCATCCGGAGCAATTTCACTGCTCCCTGGAGTGTTTTCTAGCATTGATACTATCGGTTCCAGCTGCTCTTTAATTTTGATTTGGAAACGAAGAACGGCATGCTTTGCTTCAAGCAaatcaagtaagccatcatctgtGGCATCCGTGCTTGAATGAACAGAACTAATAGTGCTATTTGCAGTTTTTGCTTGAATAATTGCATTGCTAAGATATAGAAGTCTAGTTACAAGAAAGCACGTGTTAGCAagaataaattttaaatctttctaaaAATGGTTCAGGATTTGCATTACATGATTAACAGTCAAGCTATCAGACACTAACCTCTGAGCCAAAGTAGGGGACTCTGCAGACTCGGAGCCCATTTCTGCCAACTTATATAGTACATGAGCAGCAAGTAGATGCTGCCGCTTGAGGGAATAATATCTTGCCAAAAGATTATAATATTTGGCCTGACTAGGTGCCCTTGGATCTCCTACTGAAGGTGATGCTGATCTTACAGCATTGACAGCTTGAAcctgaacaaaaatgtaagtaacaCTAAGAAAACATAAGTCTGCATATATGTAACTTCAGAATTTGCATCTAATAGTGCTAAAAGCAACAAAGCAAACCCTAATTTACCTAAAAAAATATAACgttctttaaaaaaatcaatattaaCAACATCTACGCCTACCATGCTGGCAAGAATCCCTTCTACAACAAATATCCAATCAGAAAATAATACAATTTCAAAGATGTCAAAGACTACTGACATGAAAAGCATGCGAGAGACAATATAATGCCCAACCTGTGCATGCTGTAAATGCATATACAGCACTCATCAACCCACTCATGAAAATAAGATAACCAAAAAGAACATCTAACATGAAGAGCCATGCTGCTCCCAACTATTTGAGATAAGCTGCGTTGCTATCCGGCTGTTGACTCTATGCAAGGCTATGACACTAGTCCTATACAAATCTTTTGAATAAAAATTCCATTAAGTAGAGTTCTCATTCCCATTGTTCTCACTGCTCTGCTCACCTTCTAACTGTAACCGGTTCACCTTGTCTAATTGTAGAATTTAATAATTTGCCTTTGAATACGTTAATGTTGTCTTAACtagtagtattttttttaattttaccatTCTACCAATATGATatattgaaggggagccttggcgcaacggcaaagttgttgctttgtaacctaaaggtcacggattcgaatcctggaaacagccttttgcaaaaagcaaggtaaggctgcgtacaatggatccttcccggacctcgcatggcgggagcttcgtacaCCGGGCTACCCTTTACTAATTTGATATATTCATCTTAACATTCTCATCCTTACTGCAATAATGTTTGTGCTGTTTCCTAATTACCCAAAATTCTGGGCCATAGTGTACACAATTGGTTGTACCAAAGTCATAGAAGTTCACCTTTCACCCTAAAGGAAAAACAAATAACTTAAAAGAatacaaaatatgaaaatttaaggAACTCCTAAAAACTCAAACAAAGGTAGTTAAACACAATATCCATTCTAACGTCATACGATCACATGAATACTGCAATGGCACCTTGCTAACGGATTCATAAGTCAGCTGGATTTTTACCATATTATTGTATATAGAATTCAGAGTGATCACTACACTTCATTAGGATTATATAGCATATTACTATACTAAAATGTTTACACTTCATCTGGACTATGTAGCATACTGTGGCAGAATGATTAATGCACATGATCATTGTTCAGTGGGGTGGAAATCCTATTCTATAACCAAGCAGCTTAATTTGATCTTTGTTACCAGTAACAAAATATTTAACACTTTACAAACATACAAGGGCATCCATTCTCATATTTCTTCATACTTATATGGatgaagcaaatgaataaaaaGAACAGCAGAATGCAGATAAACAAAACTATAAGATTCACGAGAAGAACATACATCCTGTATAAGCTTATGGCCAGCACTCTGTAGAAAAGGGACCAAATCGGAACCCCCATACTCTAACAACTCATTTTCAAGGCCCAAGTCAATTAGGGTCCTATATAAATGTTCATGAAATGCTGTGTCAGGCCATTGGACACAAAGCTGAATTATTTGTCGAATATAATTGTCCCGAGTAGCCTGATCAAGTGAAGGCCCAGATGCAACTTGAGAACTGTTAAACTCTTTACTGTTTCCATTTCTTCCCGTTAATGAACGAAGGGAATCCATTACTATTTCATAGCATTGTTCACGAAGAACTAGTTTATCAACTTGATGACCTGAATCACCATTGAGGTTGACCATGTCAGCCTTGCTGTCAAAAGCTTGAGCCTTCTGAAGAGGTAACCGGACTGCAGCTTCAAAAAATCTACAGTACAGATTAAAAGGGCACTGTCATATTTACTTAACAGTTATAGACAATGCAAAAGAATACGATATTTTTATCAACTGTGCATGCTGGATACTTTACATCATATAACCAATATGTTATGGGAACCAACATTGGTTCAGAACCAAGATACAATATTGTATCTGCATCGTACTGAGAAATGGAAAAGCATTGAACATGTCAGTGGTCACAAGCCGAAATGGAAGCAGGAAAAGCAGCAATCAAAGAGGaatcaaggagaagaaggagagagtgAATgagaataggaaaaaaaaaaatacagatgaAAGGAGAGAGAAATAGATAACAAGAGAGACAAAGAGAAAGGCTATTGATATTAAATGGCTTTGGAGCATACCAAAGGGTATACACAGTCCATATAGTGATTACTGCAACGGGGTTGGAACAAAATGTACGAGGGACATTTTAAATGTTTTAGAACAAAGAAGCTCTAAGATAGCACATAACTTCATAAAATTGCTCCTTGTATACAAAGATTACCCACAAACCATAGCTGTATTGCCAAATAACTAACCTTAAGTCTGCAAATCTTTTGCATATAGTAACAAGATGGGTCAGATCTAAAGATTCTGGACATTTTATAAGGAGTTTGAAAGCATCCCTTGCTAGACTTTCCTTCTCAAGTGCATTCATAGTTACAAAAGCTTTCTCAAGATACTCCACTGCTAAGAAATAGTGGTAGTTAGACTCCTTGTAATAACTTGGACAACCCTCTCTTAGATTCTCGCTGATCTCATCCACTGTGCCTTTGCCATCTGGGCCAATGTAGTACTGGAACAAATAAACAAGTCAGAAAATATTAGCTCAAATACTAGGGCATCTTTATACACGGTAGCATGATAGATGAGTTTCTCAacttgaagaaaatcaaaataagaggacaagaaaaaaaaaaccaaaaagatCTAGCTTGTATTGCATTTTATAACCAAGAACAGTTACATATGCAGCGGTGgacaaaagagaaaaaatataaaaagttgTGGAAATCATGACTTTACCTCCATAAGTGAAGTAATAAGTCGATTGGCAAGTTGCTCACCCTCCTCTGAACACACCATCTGATTGAATGTTAACTGAATTAATTTCTGACGGGCATTATTATCAAGACCCTGAACTAGGCGAGCAACATTGTGTTGGCACAGTATTTGAAGTAAGAAAAGTGCTTCTCTAGATCTCCTCAACAAACGCCTAAGACATTCCATTGCTCTCACCTGCaacattaattaaattttcaaaaaacaaacaaaaggTATCTTATCAAAATTTATAACTGTTTACCTCCATGGCAGCCAATTCTGATGGAGTATAAGAAAGCCGCTGCCTCTTACTCGTTGCACTAACATTTCCAGAATCAGCATTTCTTGTCTGTGCGCCAAACCAGTTTCTTTCTCCATAGAGAATAGAACCAGAATAATCTCCTATACCAGCGACATAACCATATAATCCCCTTCTCTTGTTTCTTCTAGATCTTAAAAATTGCTCTAAAgaatgaattttaatttcaagAATCTTCATTGCATCAACTGAAAGTCTGCAGAGAATAACCCCTTCTTCATAACGACCATCAGGACCTACTTTACCACGGACTACCATGACAGGCAGTTCCCATAAAGGAAAAAGCAGCCTAGACGAGCATAAGCAAAGTCCTTCATGTGCACCAGAAAACAAGGGTTCAGCCTCCTGCACAACTTGGCCCATGCTAAAACCTCCAGACGTTGACCTAGCACTTGTCAAACCAGTGGTACCATCAAATTGTGGCATTCCAACCAACCCAGGATCCTCAAATGCTTCAGCTGCCTTTTCAGAAACAGTactgcttagaagatttccttcAGTGAATACCAAATCTGCTGCCAGCATTAAACACATTGCTGCAGCTTCTCCAGATCCGAATCTATTAAAAAATTCTTCAATGTGTGATCGTGGAACATTAGACTCAAATAATCTTCTCAGAATGTCAACAGGCCTGTTGAATACTAACTCCATTAGACCTGTGGCACTGAATACCACAGCCCTTCTCCTTGGAAGGATATGCTGGGTGGGAAGATCTCCTCTGGCCCAAAGTTTCCCAGAAGCTGTTTCAGATGATTCACACAAACCAGCAAAAGCTTCTGCGTCTGAGAATAAAGATTGCACCGTTAGCGCAATATCTGGCAGGGGTAAAATGTCTGCCGCAAAAAGCATCCTCCCTTCAATAGGCAAAGATGATACTAATTCACGTAAAGCACGATTGTTTCttgaattcatcccaaaattgttAGAAGCAGATGGTTGCCCACTGGAATCCTGATTCACAATCAGAAGAGAAGACATATTTGATGCTGATGAATCTGAGAGTACCAGAGTGCCAGCTGAATAAAAAGCTGCTTCCACCTTTAAAGTCATATCCTCAGGTTGAACCCTACCAGATGTAGGCGTGGTACCATAATTAAGCCCACCTCCCACCCCTATTGGAGGTGAAGGCCTAGTCACAATCACTTTTAGACTTGAAGGCCTTTGTGAAGAACCACCAATGGAAGAGCTATTTCCGCCTGAAGAAGTAGAGAGATATAGTCTCCTTCCATCTGACAGAATAGCAATCATGTGCAACCTCTTTGATTCAATCGTAGATAATGGAGCTATACAAACAATTGTTGGTTTTCCGCCACGTGCAACAGCTCTTGATCCAGTAGACCGTCTAGCTCCATGCTGTGTCTCACGTGAATCAATAAAATTTTTCCCTTCAGCAATTTTTGATACAAGACCCTGCCCATCTCCTCCAAGATCAAATGCTTGCAGTTTCATAGCTTCTGTTCTTGTATAAAGGATATGCCTCTCGTTATCAACAACCATGTCCACTATTGGATCAGCAGCCCCAAACTTAAAGTCATTTGGCAAGATCCATCTGAACATATGCAGAAAGATATTTGATAGATCACTTTCAGGACAATTATATAAAACACGATCATTAAAGAAACATACAACAAAATTTAGCTAATCAATATATACCAATGATGCACCTTGATAGAAGACTTCCGAAACTAGTTGTAAGGCAAACCTTCCGGCAACGTTTACGCCAGCCTGAGCCAGTTGAGTATTGCATTTCATAAATATGGCCATCACGACCACCTAGAAATATACGGCCTTTATCTGTGCATGTGATGCAGGTCATAGTAACTCCATCTGAAGGAATTCTATACTCAGGTAATGGTTGCAGTGAAATCTCTGCGAATGGATCTAATCCATCTCCACTAGCCATGCAGCATACTCCAATGAGAATCAACTGTAAGACAAGTAAAAACTAGCATCATTTGAAAGAAGTACATAAGTCTTaagatgaaaataaaataaagaaagaaaaccaGATTTACCATTGTAGCTTGTACTTTACTGGTGTATCCAGTGACAATTGATAGGCAgggaaaaagtttaaaaaaaatattttatgccTACACTTCAAATTTATAACCATATATATAGTGACAATTAGCATGTCTAAAACATGAAATCACTTTGAGAAATGGAGGAAAATTGAAGAGAAGCCAAAGCAACCATGGAGATAATACATATGGAATATACTAGAATATCAACATTATGTGCATATCTCTGTTTAATTGTGGTTCTAGTCTTTTGTGGAAGTTAACccaaagaaaagaatatacaaggTTAAACTTTTTGCAACTCAAGTCAGAAACAAAAGCAATGAAATTGTATCATATAGCAAGGTTGCACTCAATATGAAATTGACAAGAATAATAGTAAACTTGCCTCTTTCATACTTGAATAGAATATAAAGTTCACAAGTTTTGTTTAATGTCTAATCTATTGAGAATTTATACATACAACATTATTGTCACATCTTTCCAAGTTAAGCAATTCCTTCAGTTGCCCAATCTTAACATCTATATGttttaaatcaagaaaaaaacATCCCAGTTTACAAGTGCACTGCTTATTGATTATTTCTGAGAAATTTCTCGAGGAATACTAAGAACATTGATATATCATAATTGAATAAATTGACAACATATATTCCATTGAATTCAAAAGAACCTAGCAAAAGAAGATAACAATGTTCTCTTACCTCAACAGGAGTTGCTAACACTAAGAGATACTGTATCGCTTCAACAAAAATTCCAGGCCTTGTTCTGGCAAGGCTGACAGCGCAAATAACTTGTTCATCAGCACTGTACTCAGGGCATTGTCCATCCCTTTTCATGGAGAAAATGCATAGTATCAGACAAACAAGTgtaagtgaaaaaaaaaagggCTCAAGTAAACATTGAGTTAAAGGTCAAAACCAGTTAATtaaaagtaaagaaaataaattttcacacAATTCAGTCAAAGGCCAATGTTAAATTGACACCACATATATAGGTAACTGAATCGTAGCACATAGTAAAAAGCAGAACCTGATATTATATAAATGTGATTCTAGTCTACAATTAAATAAGATTCACAATAGAtagcaaaattcaaaaaatttcaaaGGGCACATAGAAAGGAACACCAAATCAATAATAAGCACCAAAATACTACTGGATATAATGGAAAGCAAATTAGACATAGACATTTCACAATGAGCCTATTCCTAAGTAGTAGTTAACTAGTAACCAAATTACACAATCAACAccagaaagatttttaaaatgtacGATTCTGTATGCAGAAAATGAGAAGATGCATTGCATTTTGCGAGTCTTAGCCGATGTTCTTTTTCAGGACCATCCAAAATtggaagttgaaaaaaaaaaattatcaacaaaATGTTAATTCTAATAGGAGGTGTTCAGGGATTCACGAATTCTATGAAAATGGTTTTATACTGTCCCttctaattgtttggacaattATTCAGTATATTGATAGAGACAAAGTTGGTCTGCATTATGCTTTTTTCGCAATACTAATCTGCATGTTGGTAGGATATTAGGTTCATTAAATCATGTAGATGAACAAACATTGAATCTAGAAATGTATCCAATTTGATAACAGGTTTTTTGACATGTCCTTTTCTAAATGCTAAACAACTTAGGTGTTAATGCAGAACACACTCTGGAGATAAAGAAGTGACAACACAACATCCCACAATGTACTGCTAACCAAAACTCTTCTATTAGAAGTGATTTCATGTTGGGTGTAGGAGATAAAAGATAATTAATGAACAATCAGTCAGATGGAAAGAAAAATAATCAGTTAAATGGATGTTTCTAGACGCAAGAAACCTGTGAAAGAGGGAgtaacaaaataaattaaaaaacaaacACAGCACAAAAattccaatatatatatatatatatatatatatatatatatatatatatatatacctaagGACCTTATGCCGCATTtcgatttgaaatttttttttttacttaatattataaCCCAACCTGTAAACCCTAAAGTAAAATCTCATTGGCATAACTAGGAgctcaaaaaaaataataataaaaatgaaaactGTATAGGCACGGAGGAAGTCCGCACGGTTACGTCGTTAATTTTTCTATATACATTATTTACGTGTGCATAAAATATTGAGCCTTAACTTTTAAAGGAATCAttcatacttatttttgaaatggAGTGCATTGTTTTTCTATAGGTTCCCAAGGATTAAAAAAATTGCCTCTTGCAACTGGAGCTCTAGAAAATTATGATTGAGAGCCCTTCTTTAGTTGGTTTCCAGGACCATGATTAAGGCTTGGGAGAAAAGGCATGAgaaacaaataggtggagaaggAAATGTGTTTTCCCTCCATTTCCATGGGAAGAAAAGAAAGTGGGAAAGCCAGAGGGAGAGAGATTTGATTTCTCTTCCTATCCCTCAAATCAGTTCCATCCAAATCAAGCAAAGAATGGTAaccaattattttaaaaaaattaaaattttagttttttgttTAACTGATTATTAGTTGTCTCtttcaagatttaaaaataataataattttacaaaataaacTCCAAGGAAATAACGGGAAAGCAAGTTTTGTACTTTTCATTCCCCTCAAGGAAACAACACAAAGGAATCATCCGATTCTTTCTCTTATATCCACTTTCATTCAATAGCGGCAATTCTTTCTCCTCCATTTCTACCCATTATAGGAAACTCAACCTAAAAGAATATTAGACTTTCTTTGAATAGCCAACCCAATATTTCAAAAGCATAACAAGCGATATGGAGGATTGGGCTATTGCATAACACGTGTAAAGCTAGCAAAATTAGACACAACCTGCTAACACAATGTGATCTGACCCAACATAAAACACAATTAAcaaaagacaaaagaaaaagtgACACAACATGTTATATATAATTGATCTTACACCTTAATATTAAcacttcattttaaaaaatattaataacttTGATTTCATGTAACTTAATTATTTAGTTGATCTTACACCTtataaagttattttaaaatatatataattgattTAATGATATCTAATATAATTTTATGACATAGTTAACGCCACACAAAGCAAATTGTCATTGATACATATCGTACACAGACACATGCATCCATGTTTTTGGAAAGTTAGTTATATCCACAATAATTATTAATATCACATGTTAAAAAGGTAAACATGCATCTATAAAATATATCACATTAAACAACTTCTGCAATCAATGTAAATAAGACTCAAGTCTATGACTTAAATGGTTAAATTAATCATCCTcaacaattattttttatttaaatttttttcatatGAACCGAAGCTATTACATATAATGCAAAACACACACATATATCAATGGATATTACCCAACTGATGCAATCCATATAagcaaaaaaattataaattgacCTCAAAAAGAGGCATATGCTGAGAATTTTCGAAACAATGGTCAATCCCAAAAGGATTAAACTATGACACATACCATTTATCGAAACGCCAAAGAAACAGAGAATCATCAACTGAAGCCCAAGCTCTTCGTATCTCTGGGAAAATTCCACAAATGGCTGTTCCTTCACCACCAGATGCATTATATCTTTCAATTAGAGCCAGAGGTAATTCACGTGTATCTGCAACTTCAACTATAGAAGGCCACTGTGGCAAAATTACTTGTTAATATAacaaaagtaagtaaaaaaaaaaaaaactacaaccCATTTCCACAAATGGTGGAattaaactttatatatatatatatatataagagagATCAAGAAGCAATGTTCTAAATGGTGGTTGAGGCGATCGCCTAAACACCGCCTAGGCAGGAGGCAGACCTCAACCGCACCACCTTGTGTTTTGGCGGTGGTAAAGTGTTTCCGATTCGAACTCGGGCGACACGTTCGGACATGTCGCCGGGCTCGGACGACATGTCCGAGCATGCGCAATGGGTCCGGATTCATTGTCGGGCCCCAGCGATGGGTCCAAACTCGTTGCCGAGCTTAGGCAACGGATCTAGATACGACGCGTCTGGTGACACGTCTAACGCCGAAACACCGAAGTTGATTGTCGAATAGAAtaggtttttttttaacttaggatttaatcaaaactttaaattaataattttaatcatgattaggataatttaaataggcttaattaaagctcaataaaattatcctattaatttaataaatatttaaaattttgttattatttatttttaaaaaaaatatttagattaactttttattttaaattaatatattctatagtaattttttaaatttttaattctttatttaatttgttatcctttagttaatatattatttaattatgtataaaaatagtaaaaaaaaaaaatcaaccgcCGCACTGCCTAGACACCACCTAGGTGGCCGAAGCGGTCCGCACTGCCACCGCCTACCGCCATTTACAACACTGTCAAGAAGAGATAAATTTGTTCTAAACATTTTGTTATTATCTTGGATAAGAAAGAGCAACATGTGTTAAAGTATTACAACATTATAGAGCAAGAAATGCAGACAACCAAAAACAAGGTAGAGGGAAAGGGAATCTCAAGTATTAAAGCACATAGTTGCTATTGTGCATATATGAAGTCATAACAAATGGGAAAAACAGAGATATGGGTTGATCGaagtttaaatatatattaagaaAATAGCTAAATGTAATCAGTTGCATAAGTAAGTCCAAGTTGAGATATGTGTATCGAGTTTGTTAGGGATACTACCTAGAAAACGGTTCATAAGATCAATAACAGGACCTAAGCACAAGGTCATAAGATCCTACAATTtaagaaaattagttttttttgagATACTAGGCACATAAATTTTAAATGACTAATATTAGATGAGCATTGCAACATGCATTATTCTAATATatgaaatataattaaatttattcatgTAGTAAATATATGTTCAAAGCAACATAATGATTTAGGTGTTGCATTTTTGTATAGCAGGTAATAGCTTCTAAAAACTCAATAACAATGTTAAAGGCTAAAGAATCTTTCTGGTTAGAAGTTAGAAGGAATTCTCATACAATTAAAAttactaaaattatgaaaaaaaaactttgattaTTTCAATGAAAGTCAAGATTTGAATGAGCTTTGATGAGCCTAAAAACATTCAACTAAATCAAGGTAGTCAAGATTTAAATATTATTAGGACTGATGAGAGAACATGGGCTCATAAGATCATAAGCCAACTTATAATATCTCAGCCAATTTGAACTGTGGGGGTTGGAAGATCCTAAGGTCCGTACCATAATTTT encodes the following:
- the LOC122042247 gene encoding nuclear pore complex protein NUP155-like isoform X1, encoding MAWGDETVGLDVASAGLHISERIGRDVAGRLDLEEAIEASRYASHPYSTLPKEWPSIVEVADTRELPLALIERYNASGGEGTAICGIFPEIRRAWASVDDSLFLWRFDKWDGQCPEYSADEQVICAVSLARTRPGIFVEAIQYLLVLATPVELILIGVCCMASGDGLDPFAEISLQPLPEYRIPSDGVTMTCITCTDKGRIFLGGRDGHIYEMQYSTGSGWRKRCRKVCLTTSFGSLLSRWILPNDFKFGAADPIVDMVVDNERHILYTRTEAMKLQAFDLGGDGQGLVSKIAEGKNFIDSRETQHGARRSTGSRAVARGGKPTIVCIAPLSTIESKRLHMIAILSDGRRLYLSTSSGGNSSSIGGSSQRPSSLKVIVTRPSPPIGVGGGLNYGTTPTSGRVQPEDMTLKVEAAFYSAGTLVLSDSSASNMSSLLIVNQDSSGQPSASNNFGMNSRNNRALRELVSSLPIEGRMLFAADILPLPDIALTVQSLFSDAEAFAGLCESSETASGKLWARGDLPTQHILPRRRAVVFSATGLMELVFNRPVDILRRLFESNVPRSHIEEFFNRFGSGEAAAMCLMLAADLVFTEGNLLSSTVSEKAAEAFEDPGLVGMPQFDGTTGLTSARSTSGGFSMGQVVQEAEPLFSGAHEGLCLCSSRLLFPLWELPVMVVRGKVGPDGRYEEGVILCRLSVDAMKILEIKIHSLEQFLRSRRNKRRGLYGYVAGIGDYSGSILYGERNWFGAQTRNADSGNVSATSKRQRLSYTPSELAAMEVRAMECLRRLLRRSREALFLLQILCQHNVARLVQGLDNNARQKLIQLTFNQMVCSEEGEQLANRLITSLMEYYIGPDGKGTVDEISENLREGCPSYYKESNYHYFLAVEYLEKAFVTMNALEKESLARDAFKLLIKCPESLDLTHLVTICKRFADLRFFEAAVRLPLQKAQAFDSKADMVNLNGDSGHQVDKLVLREQCYEIVMDSLRSLTGRNGNSKEFNSSQVASGPSLDQATRDNYIRQIIQLCVQWPDTAFHEHLYRTLIDLGLENELLEYGGSDLVPFLQSAGHKLIQDVQAVNAVRSASPSVGDPRAPSQAKYYNLLARYYSLKRQHLLAAHVLYKLAEMGSESAESPTLAQRLLYLSNAIIQAKTANSTISSVHSSTDATDDGLLDLLEAKHAVLRFQIKIKEQLEPIVSMLENTPGSSEIAPDDPSPWSNLIVNENIAESAKERVKELSQELKSISQLYNEFAIPFKLWEICLEMLNFSNYSGDADSKIVRETWARLLDQALSRGGVAEACSSVKRVGSNIYTGEEGRLPLEIICLHLEMAASERVTSGVEFVGDEDIARALLTACKDEPKPVLSAYDQLLSNGAILPSPNLKLRLLRSVLVVLREWVRSVFAITLGTTAAGAASILGGALSLQQRAIINQGARDKITSLANRYMTEVRCLPLPQNLIEPVYKGFRDLEQVLFSNDFQQHFR